gtgcaggatgtgtataggaactaagctctactgacatcAAGGAAActtcagttcctatatgctggttttcatggaacacaacgtctctacttctgacaattctctttgtcactggatcccataatttgtatcTGAATTCTTCATTTCCATATCTAACAAAGATAGATGGAGTcgacttgacatcgagcttctgtctcagctccttggatacgtgtgcaaaggctttgcacccaaacactctcaggtgagagtaagagatatcttttccagaccaaaccttctcaggaacttcaaattctAGTGGTGCGGAATGTGATCTGTTGATCAGATAACAGGCAGTACGaacagcttcaccccagaatggctttggtaacttgaccatactgagcatgcatcttgttctttcaatgatggtccgattcattctttcggctacaccattgtgctgaggggtatatgAGACCGTAttctcatgtcgaataccgcGATCAGCGCAATATACAGCGAGccttttggaaatatattctcctccattgtccgttcgcaggcatttcaacttctttctcgtctctctttccactagggtgtggaaattcttgaagtgctcgaagacctgatcctttgacttcaaaacatatacccagaactttcgtgaagcatcatcaatgaatgtcacgaaatatctgttacctcccaatgactcttcttccatgggaccacatacatcaaagtgtaccagactcaacaacttTGATCTTCTTTTCAtagaggaattgaacgagaccctacgttgtttgccaaacaaacagtactcacaaggaTTTAACGCTATTCCTCTGGCAACTTTGATGAGTGCCTTCTTCGTaagcgtatccaaccctttctTACTCATGTGTCCGAGTTTCTTGTGCCATAGATTCGGTGATGCCTCTTCTTCcgctgcattgaggctatcagtaccaatcttcacatgggtcttgTACAACGTACAACAAATATGTCCTCGGGCtacaaccatggcaccttgtgacagcttccaagtgccattgctgaagtagctgtcatagccctgtcgatcaagggctgttcctgaaatcaggttgagccgaaggtcaggaatgtgtcgaacatctttcaacaccatggtacaacTAACAttggtttttatctgcacttcgccgactcccacgatcttcgaggaactggcgttccccatccttaccgtaccaaagtcttctgctttgtacgtagtgaaaaattcactatgggaagtagcatggtatgatgctgctgtgtctaccacccactcaacatcatggcCTGCAACGTGCAGATACGTCTCatcactggtggagagtattgccacatctcctGAAAGAAtgacaagggtttcaccatcttctttcttcagcttactgctttgaccttgctcccttaaaaacttgcggcagtttttccttatgtggccttctttgtcacaatggtaacatttcatgttactCGTCTGCTGGTTCTTGCTactgctggaccttccacgtggttgagacttccctctatttctgcctccacttctccctctatcatcacctTGAGGCATTTCTCTACTCTTGGTaacaaggacatgagtttgattcatgcttgtctcttttcgtctggcctcctcattaaacagggcatccttaaccatcgtcatggtaagtttgccatctggagtagagttactgagggagaccaccggcgtctcccaactatctggtaacgaactgagaagtagcagggcttgttcttTCATCTccaagattcaggttgacggatccgagctggttaactaggttttgaaactcgctagtgtgctcggcaacagaggtgttactcttcaacttcaagttaacaagccgtctcatcaagagggccttgtttcgagcagtcttagcttgatacatatcctccaactttttccagaggctatatgcatctgtctcctgggccatgtggtgaaaaacactatggtcaatccattgtctgatctgaccgatagtcttcttgtgcatctttctccacacttgatctgtaacttcatctggcttcttcccttcatcttccaaagggtcagatagatctttacagttcaatagatcctctgtagtttgaggcagtcagtTTTATCATGGCacctgatgctgaatcctccatggatttagactgattctaaatacaaaatgcaagtacaggATCTTTGAAGTGGAATATCGCAAAACAGGCAGCACCGTTGTGTCCAGAacgcttgattttgttggaaacgagtcttgtttcgtcaaaatcagactcagatagcacaaggaaTGAGTAAAAGAACCAAAATAGGAACACTGTCGCGCGTGCAGCACGTGGCGCTACTAACAGCGCGTAGGCGCGTGTTCTTCACATGCAAAAACCTCACTGGAGCGTATGGAACACATAGGTGCGTGTATCTAACGCACCTTCTAGATTCAAGTGCGCGTGGACTTCACTCGCAAGACTCTCTCAGGAGCTCGTACGGCGCGTGCCGAGAGTGGGTATCACGCGCTCGTGCCTCTCCTGGGCGCGTGCGGCGCGTGTCGAGAGTGGGCTCACTCTCCGATTTTCAGACGGCGCGTGGGGGAGCGTGCGGAGTCCATCTGGCCTCTGGTTTTCACCgcttttcttgtctcgatgagacgaacacagtggtatgctcaaatttgaaaactgagctacacattaaaaacgagttttctgtattaaaaaaaaaataaaataaaaaaaaaaaaaactcttcccaacaatcgctctgataccacttgttgggaaaatcaacacagcggaagggataaaagtggtaataaaagagtacactctatgCACTCAGTGACATCAAgaattaaatagtggtacacaagaaaatattacagaggaagaggatcacactccactcaactcaactctcttcttttctctcagagctcttcaggctctctctcttttctcttctcttccttgggtGTGTATTGAAGCTCTCGCAtagagcttcaatttataggcgatgattgtgtatgaatgcatttaattttgcattcattTGCTGGGCGTTGGGGCGTTGGGGCGTTGAGCGTTGGGAGATGAGTGttgagcagtcaacaatgactgctcagGGCATGGACTTCAACAAAAATAACACTTGAAATCGCAGACTAATATGTACAATGACGATTAATTATATCCATATAATAATTAGTATCAGATTCATAGCTTTTAGCAGCAAACCAGAACACacaataatcaaatataaaaataaaataaaataaattatatttctcacTTCTCAATATATAAGGCATGTGGTAGATGCCCATagttgagtaatgctagatacagttgtAGAATGCGTAAGCGTCGcgtaattcttttgaaaaaaattgtgatccagtactattaaaaaattagtttttttaattatatggatctcatatttactcacttttttcaaaagaattgcaCGACACTTATACATTTAGCGTGCAAAACATTTAAAATTCCTTTCTAGCTTGTTCACAAGCAACTCATGTTAGGTTGTACTAAGCCAAGAGTCTTCCCAACTGCATTGGTGCAAAACGATTGAGCCTCTAATTGGTTGGAACAAGTCAGATTGACATTTTCGAGTCTAATCCCAGTGCATGGGTTCTTGGAACTACAATCAAATTTTATTGCAATTGGAGTTGCCGATGTTCCTCGAATGCCACGGTATATCACATCACTGATTCTTACACCCGATACCTATCATAAAAGAAACACGCAAAACATcaacatcatattttcattttgaagactatatacacacacgtacaaggtaatttaattatttgttcatAAGCTAGCTATAGCTCCTAATTAAAACATCTTACCTGAGTAGGGCAGTTGATGTTGTGGGGGCAATAGTGTTGGTCTATAACTAAGGGATTTTGGACATTCTTCATAACAGCGCCTAAAAAGCGGACTCGTTGGACGAATCCAGTGCTGGGTCTGGCCCAAGACTTTATTCTCAACCCATTTTGAGTACCAATAAACACTGCCTTCTTGACTGTCACATTTTGGACCCCTAGCTCTTCTGGGTCCTTTGCAAGACTCCCTATACTGCAACCAGCACAGGTACACACAAAATCAAGGTTAATATGATCAAAGTATAACGGATCACGTACATTAATCTTTAGcatccacatatatatatatatataaataggtaTGAACATCAAACTGATTATTATAATTAGCtggtttataaatttatttgtcaCCTAATGCCATGACCAGGGCCGCATGTGACACGTTCAATCCACAAGTTCTTAGTGCCAGGGCCAATGGAGATGCAATCATCCCCTGTTTGGATTTTAGAGTTCATGATCACAACATTTCTGGATAATTGGACATGAATGCCGTCTGTGTTTGGGCTGTCGCCGGCGGCTATGATTTTGAGTCTTTCAACATGCACATTCTGGCAGCCGATGAACACAATGTGGAACATCTGGCTGTTTAGTGATCGTAATCCATGGATCCTGATGTTGTTGGAATTGGTAAAGCTCAACGTCTGCtttctcacacacacaaaaaaaaaaaaaaaaaaatcattatgtTAACAAGCATTTTGCAAAAACTAAGATCCTCGACTATTAACTTTAAAAAAGTATCGTTAAGTTTTTCGATTGATCTGTACTGTAAAGGTAGAAAAGTACCGTGGCGCCGCTGGGACAGTTGGTGCCAGCAGCAGCTAATTTACAAGACCACAAGGCTTGTCCTTTGGCATCGAGGGCTCCTCCAATAATGGAAACGCCACTAACACCTTCAAAGCTTACCCAATTATTACCTCTGCCTAGCACTCGATAATCAGCCGGAGCCACCAGCGTTCCATCAATCTGGAAAGTGATATCAGAGCTTTTGCAGCCACCTTTGAAGGCCAAAGATGAGCCAAGCAGGTACCTTCCCTTCGGTACATTTATGGTGGCAGAATCTGTTGAAGCACAGGCTGCAGCCCATGCATTAAGAAATGCTGGTGTGGAGTCCACTCTGCCATTGGGTTTAGCTCCAAAACTGATAACATTATAAACCTTAATCGAATATGATGGGCAGGTAATGTAGACCAGAACAAAGAAAAGTGTGTAAAGGAGACTTGAAAGCTTGGCCATATTGATTTGCTTGCCGAGTGAGAGATCGAGGCCAGTGATGCTTGAAATTAGAGTCCAAGAAGCTTGAGAATTAGTTGATGGAGAGAAATAAAAGGGTCTTGGGGTATTTATAAGTACGAGCAGAACATGGGTTATGCTTGTGATCAAGAGTGATCGGAAAGAACTAACTAagcaattaataaataaattaaagggATGGTGTGGGGTAGAAGAAAGCGGGGAATTCAGAATTAAGAAAGCTAGCTGCGTCGGAACAAAGACTAGCTGCTAGCTTGATTATTTGGTGGTCACTCTTTTATGTATGTAACTTAGCTCCTAATGTAATCGCTTCATGACTCTTCCTTTGAGTACAAAGAAATTGCAGATTCATCAAGGAATTGTGCTGCTTGCATGCATAttgcatatgcatgcatgtgatacACTCTTAACTACGTAAGAAATCCACCtatatatttatgaagaataGTCGACTGCAAAGAAAATAATGGTTTACAAATTACacgagaaaatgaaaatatggtTTTCCATATACTAATAAATTATTGTGTACTACTTGTATACTTCTTtatgtttctcttctttttgtggCTTTTGCCTAAGGAAATTAAGTTGCTCAGGTTAATACTCTATTATCAGAGTACTACTTGAATTAAGAATAGAAATTAACTATATATCAAGCTGGAGTGCATGAGGAGGGGTACGTACGTATAGAATATTTCCGGTCGAGCGGTGAAACGCGGGGCACTTGACAACTACCTTCGCTAAAGAGCCTGATCAACCTTTTGACCTCTAGCAGTTCACGTACATGAAGTCACATGGGAACTCCTGTTTATAGTATCATTGCGCGACAGCTTTCTAATGATGTTTGTTGGATTGGACATCATTCACTGCTACTTCGAAAATCTCAATCCCTCACTCAGTCCATGCACCCTTTATCTTTCTCTTATATAATTCATTGCAGCCACTGACATTATTGATAAAGTTAATTCTTG
This genomic interval from Juglans microcarpa x Juglans regia isolate MS1-56 chromosome 4D, Jm3101_v1.0, whole genome shotgun sequence contains the following:
- the LOC121260640 gene encoding polygalacturonase-like, whose protein sequence is MAKLSSLLYTLFFVLVYITCPSYSIKVYNVISFGAKPNGRVDSTPAFLNAWAAACASTDSATINVPKGRYLLGSSLAFKGGCKSSDITFQIDGTLVAPADYRVLGRGNNWVSFEGVSGVSIIGGALDAKGQALWSCKLAAAGTNCPSGATTLSFTNSNNIRIHGLRSLNSQMFHIVFIGCQNVHVERLKIIAAGDSPNTDGIHVQLSRNVVIMNSKIQTGDDCISIGPGTKNLWIERVTCGPGHGISIGSLAKDPEELGVQNVTVKKAVFIGTQNGLRIKSWARPSTGFVQRVRFLGAVMKNVQNPLVIDQHYCPHNINCPTQVSGVRISDVIYRGIRGTSATPIAIKFDCSSKNPCTGIRLENVNLTCSNQLEAQSFCTNAVGKTLGLVQPNMSCL